One region of Nycticebus coucang isolate mNycCou1 chromosome Y, mNycCou1.pri, whole genome shotgun sequence genomic DNA includes:
- the LOC128579118 gene encoding protein tyrosine phosphatase type IVA 1-like: MNRPAPVDVTYKNMRFLITHNPTNATLNKFIEELKKYGVTTRVRVCEVIYDTTLVEKEGIHVLDWPFDDGAPPFNQIVDDWLSLVKIKFREEPACCIAIHCVAGLGRAPVIVALILIEGGMKYEGAVHFIRWGAFNSKQLLYLEKYRAQMWLHFKHSNGS, encoded by the coding sequence ATGAACCGCCCAGCTCCTGTAGACGTCACATACAAGAACATGAGATTTCTTATTACACACAATCCAACCAATGCGACCTTAAACAAATTTATAGAAGAACTTAAGAAGTATGGAGTTACCACAAGAGTAAGAGTGTGTGAAGTAATTTATGACACTACTCTTGTGGAGAAAGAAGGCATCCATGTTCTCGACTGGCCTTTTGATGATGGTGCACCACCATTTAACCAGATTGTTGATGACTGGTTAAGTCTTGTAAAAATCAAGTTTCGTGAAGAACCTGCTTGTTGTATTGCCATTCATTGTGTTGCAGGCCTTGGGAGAGCACCAGTGATCGTTGCTCTCATATTAATTGAAGGTGGAATGAAATATGAAGGTGCAGTACACTTCATAAGATGGGGTGCTTTTAACAGCAAACAACTTTTGTATTTGGAGAAGTATCGTGCTCAGATGTGGCTACACTTCAAACACTCCAATGGGTCATAG